The genomic DNA AAAGATGGAGAAGATGAGGGAGGCGTCATCGTAGATGGCTCTTATCAGCCGGGTCCGGTCGATCTGCAGGATGCTCGTTCGCCCGTCCGCGGTGGCAGTGGCGTAGCGGGGCATGATCTTGTCGTCGGCAAGGGCGGCGATGCCGAAGGCCTCCCCGGGCCCCACCGCCGCGATCTCGACCTCTCTGCCGTTGGGCAGAGTCGTGACCAGGCGGACCTTCCCTGTCTGAACAATGTAAATGGCGTTGTCCATGTCCCCTTCGCGGAAGATAGCCTCCCCGTGAGCATATTCCCTGCCCAGGAGGTCCGCACCTGAATGATTGCTATCAAAACTGGAGTGTTCCACATGTTCTCCATGGACGTCGGCAGACCGCTCGGACATACCGTTTTCTTGCAAGCTTAACTGCTGACATTTTACATGAATTTATCCAATTCGCTAGCAACGTGTCTGTACATCCGTACAGCATTTCCCCTCCCAGGGGTGTTGCATAAATACTTCACTGCAGTTGGGAGTGTTGCAAATATGTAACACTTGACACCCCTCCCATCCCCATTTTCCGACCACGGATGACCCCCTGGTTATCAGGTTTAATATGGAT from bacterium includes the following:
- a CDS encoding cyclic nucleotide-binding domain-containing protein → MSERSADVHGEHVEHSSFDSNHSGADLLGREYAHGEAIFREGDMDNAIYIVQTGKVRLVTTLPNGREVEIAAVGPGEAFGIAALADDKIMPRYATATADGRTSILQIDRTRLIRAIYDDASLIFSIFQAMSRRARTLTERLVTCESIHGEDPPEPSE